GGGAGGACCAAAGGTGCTGGCTCACCCAAAAAGGATGTCCGGCCTGATTTCTTCGGTTGGCCGGATAAAGCCACCCGCGGCATATCCATTCGGCATCACCAGTCCCGGCGCTGTCATATCCGCGCCATGGCAGGTCCACGACTTGAGGAATCGTGGACTCGCAGTCCAAGGAGGGCGATTATAGAAATGTCTTCGGGAGCAGCCCGGCGGCACGGGCCCCGAAGGCGAAATCAATCGATCACTTCCTGGAGGAAATCGTGTCCGCGTCTTCCCGTCCCGCCGGCTTCCGCACCGTCGCCCGCCAGTTCGCCCTGGCCGCCCTCGTCTGTACCGCCGTCGCGGGCGGGGCGGTCGCGGCCACCACCGCGGGTGCGGATGCCGCGCAGCACTCCGTGGCCGACAACAACTGGCCGGTCGCGCCCACCCCCACCGCGACCCCGGCGGACAACAACTGGCCCAGCACCGCCACCCCGGCGGACAACAACTGGCCCAGCACCCCCGCCCCGGCGGACAACAACTGGCCCACCAGCGCCACCCCGGTCGACAACAACTGGCCCGCCACTCCCGCGCCGACGGACGACAACAACTGGCCGGCGCCGCCCGCGGCGGTCTGACGCGGACCCCCACCGGGCCGGGAGAGGTGCGTTCCGCCTCCCCGGCCCCGCCCTGTCACCGCCCCGCGCAGGAGGCGGAACGACAGTCCGGGCACAGCCCCTTGAAAACAATGTCGGCGTCATCCAGCTCCCAGTCCGGGAGATCTTTCCGCGGCAGCACGGGGGCCTGGTGGGCGACATTTTCCACGCGTCCGCATTGCACACACAGCGCATGCTGGTGACGCGGTCCCGCAATTTCGAACACCGCCGGCCAGCCGGGCCGCTCGAATTTCGTCACCAAGCCCGCTTCCAGAAAATGCCGCAGCATTTCATAGACGGCCTGGGACGTGAGTGTGCCCAGCCGTTCGCGCGCCGCGGCCGTCAGGCCCTCGACATCGAGATGTTCGCCCGCCGCGAGCACGTGCAGGACTTCGAGACGCGGACTGGTGACCCGCAGCCCTGCATCGCGGAGTTGCCGGATCGCCGTCTCGCGCCCCTCTGCCACCGCTTCGCGTGCCATCTTCCCGCCATCTGGTGAGACCAAAAGTTTGAATGCATCGTACCTCTTGGTGCGACCAGGGCGCGGGGGGCGGCGCAGGGGGTGGCCGAGAACGCCTCCCCGGCGGATCAGTCGAGCCAGCCGAGCCGGGC
This Streptomyces misionensis DNA region includes the following protein-coding sequences:
- a CDS encoding Fur family transcriptional regulator, producing MAREAVAEGRETAIRQLRDAGLRVTSPRLEVLHVLAAGEHLDVEGLTAAARERLGTLTSQAVYEMLRHFLEAGLVTKFERPGWPAVFEIAGPRHQHALCVQCGRVENVAHQAPVLPRKDLPDWELDDADIVFKGLCPDCRSASCAGR